The genomic interval CAAACAAGGAGAAAGATACATATCACTTCTATGGAGGAGAAGACAATATTgtataaagatgtcaattctcccccaaATTAATCTGTAAATTCCACGCAACACCAAAAAAATTCCACCTTTGTCATTCGGATAACATTTCAAGCTActtctaaaattcacatgaaagAACAAATGTGCAAAAAACGaaggcaattttttaaagaacaaagagagaagatTTTCTTTATCAGCAATACATACTATAAAACTGTAGAAATTCATTTGAATACAGAGTCTAAAAACAAACTCACACATTCATTGTCTTTTAGTCTATGACAACTGTGGCACCAAACAGCCAACAAAAGGACAGTGATTAAATTAGTGGGGTTGGCTGAATTAGctgaatatatatgtaaaaaatatataaatgaagcCTATTCTCatagtatttatataaatgttttatccATAAAAAGATCTATTCAAATAttagaagacaaataaaaaaccatGCTTGTGATCTATGAAGTAGGAAAATCTacattaatagaaagaaaaagacatatagaaaaaaaacccttcaattTGGTTATaggaaaactcattttaagactgtggtacaaaaaaaaagaaaaaatccctgAAATGTGACAAATAATAACAGGCAGGACCATATATTTGCAACATGTAAAATAAAGTACTCATATAGTTTATAAGAAATTCCTACaaaccaataataaaaagaaataaaccaaaaataagaCCAGCTAATTTCCCTAAGTAATacaaatgttcaataaacataTTGGGAAAATACTTAATCTCCAAGAAATCAAGgctatggaaaataaaacaagatatcaTTAAATTGATAAAACTGCTCAACAAAACCATGTGCGGCAAGGATGTTCTCAAACACTGTTGAGGGGATCTTAAATTTGTACAGCAATCTTGGAGAACAGTTTGACACTATGTATTAAAACTAAAGTACACATACCCTACAATTATGCCTTTCCACTTCTAGgttatttattctaaagaaatgTTATGTACCCATAGTTCATAATACCGAAAAACCACATCTAGAGGAAGTGATTTACCCATAGTTCATAATAACGAAAAATCGGAATTTTTTGCGCATAGTTAGGTCAACTATAGTTATACAGACGacatgctatgaaaaaaaaagactcatctaTGTATACTAAGAAAACGAAATCTTCAAAACATTGCTgagaggctttttgttttgtcGTTTGAAGACAGTTATGTAAggcatgcaaaaacaaaaacaaaaacaaaacccacataaAATAAGATTCCTCCACGAGGACGTAAAGAGCCAtataaaggcaaaggaaaaagattttaaaaatacacacgaAACTGATCATAGTGGGAGGTTACCAtctgataaaataaatggaaCCTAGTACTTCTTCAGCATCTAtctttttaatatagataatatgtttgtgaatttaacttttttgaagATGGGGCAAACAGAAGCGCTGAATGCATGAGTTCTCAGTATGTTGTTGTGTGGCTGGGAACACTGTGTTCTGGAGGTGTGGATTTTAGAAGTGCatagatgcccttcaacgaacgaatggataaggaagatgtggtccatatataccatggagtattatgcctccatcaggaaggatgaatacccaacttttgtagcaacatggacgggactggcggagattatgctgagtgaaataagtcaagcagggagagtcaattatcatatggcttcacttatttgtggagcataacaaatagcatggaggacaaggggtgttagagtggagaagggagttgggggaaattggaaggggaggtgaatcacgactatggactctgaaaaacaatctgaggggtttgaagggggggaggttgggggtaccaggtggtgggtattatagagggcacggattgcatggagcactgggtgtggtgcaaaaataatgaatactgtttttctgaaaataaataattaaaaaaaaaagtgcatagaTGAAAGGTGGTTAAAGCCTTGGAGCAGAGGCGATTGcgggagtgggaggaagaggagcaggaggagagagccgaaggggaaggagcagggggaggaggactAAAAGTTGTCACAGAGGCCACGTGCAGTATTTTCAAGTTCACAGCATCCTTAGCAGCGGAACCGTTAGCTAAGCGCAGATTAAGGAACTCTTCAACGCGGAGGGTCTAGCTACGGAATTTGAACCCACCGAAAGCGAGACCACGCCTCCCCGCACCTCCCGCCCCAGGGGCGAGCCAAGCGGGAGGCGTAGTCTGGGGGTCGCGCAAACGCACGGGGTCACGCAAGCGCGCGGCGTTGGCGCACGCGCAGAACCGCTCGGCCGCGTAGCTCCGGTTTTGCAAAACCGCCTTGCCACAGCTTGAGCTGCTTGGACAATGTCGGAAATGAACGAGCTGTCCGAGCTGTATGAAGAGAGCAACGACCTGCAGATGGACGTGATGCCCGGCGAGGGTGACCTTCCGCAGATGGAGGTAGGCAGCGGGAACCGGGAGCCGTCCCCGAACCCCTCCCGCATCGGGGCCCCGCCACAGCTCGAGGAGGAAGGCCCCATGGAGGAGGAGGCGGCCCAGCCAATGGCGGAACCCCAGGGGGGACGAGGCCTGGCTCAGcggcccagccctggggagcagccAGGCCAGCTCGCGGGCCCTGACTTCGAGAGCGAGGACGAGGGCGAGGAATTTGATGACTGGGAGGACGACTATGATTATCCCGAAGAGGAGCAGCTGAGCGGCGCAGGCTACAGAGTATCCGCAGCCCTGGAAGAAGCCAACAAGATGTTTCTGAGAACATccagagcaagggaagcagcccTGGATGGCGGGTTTCAAATGCATTATGAGAAGACCCCGTTTGATCAGTTGGCTTTTATCGAAGAGCTTTTTTCCCTTATGGTTGTCAATCGCCTGACCGAAGAACTCGGCTGTGATGAGATTATTGATAGAGAGTAATTAAATGCTGTTAAAAGAGGAGGAAACTACTTGAGGAGAGACCCAACATTCCACTGCCTTTTGGGTTCATTCCAGATCGTACGGTGCCAATGAAAAACTtgatcctcaaaaaaaattttttttttttgcgtgtgGTGGTGGTTTTGCAAAATATAATAGGGCAGTGACTGCACAGTTATGAAAAGGAATTgttaaagaagaaggagaagaaacgtCTTAGGACTGCGGAAATTTGTTTTCAAGAATGCTCCTGAAACACCTGTGGCTTGGACTTTGTCATTGATCCAGATTATTTTCCTTGCATTGGGGAAAATACCTTTCACATTTCACTGTAAGGAATGGTTTTGCAAAAATAAGTTAAAGACAAGAGTTTCTTATTTGCAAGAATAAGACCAAGACAAACAAGTACAAGACCCCAGTGACattaattacataagaaaaagtaACTAATACATGCAATTTAGGACTCAAGATTTCTGAATCATTTGGACTGAAAGCCTACTGAGAGCCTTTTGAGAGAACTCTGAAGATTCTACTTTGTGGTCTGTACAAGCTAGTGATCAGAGGCTGAATTTTTAGTGTAAAATAAATTGGGTATTCTTCAGTATCCCCAAAAGATAAGCAAAcccaaaaagaaatatgtatcacGTATGCTGTATCTCAAAATGTGTTTTCAAGAGCACCTGAAATTTTGTCTGTACATGTATCTTGATAGTTTATAAGGCTACTGTGATCTGTAATTCAAGGAAATTCATTGTCTCAaccatttttaaaactcaaaaattaaaacatccgTAATAAACACAAATTTAGGCATGAAAATGTATGTGAAAGAAAAACGATTTCTAATACTCCTACGTAATAGAGAAATTGTTTTACTGGCtctctgttttttcatttaattttacagGTGAAAGACTTGGGTTGAACTTCATAACATAAGAACTGTTAAAGTGAAAATGTCAAGTAAAAGGAAAGAcctacatcttaaaaaaaaaaaaaaaaaagagcaattatGCCCTCAacctttaaaagttttaaacttGCCCAGAAATCCACCTCAGTTTCTGAAgtttccctctgtctcctcctctaaTTAAGCTTGTTATTGGTTATGCACCAGCATTCAAGATAATAAAATTTCTTGTTCTGTGTACTTTGTTTGGCCAATAGTATTGTTCACATACTTTAAACAttactttttattgtattgtgctattctattttattactaaaGTCACTTTATGATTTAAATTTAACCACTGTTTATAAGGGAAAGTGCTCCAGCTTCAAATACctgatttataaaataacttgTGGATATTAAACTTGGCAAATTCCTATAAAAGAATTTGCCAGCCTGAGAAAACCTGTTCTATTAGTGGCATGTTGCTGTGGTTATTAAGGCTCTGAAATTGTAGAAGAATAATTATGTCAGAAAGCTGTCCCCAGTAAAACAGTGTATAAGTAGGTCTGATGATCAACAAAAAGGTACCATCTGCTCTTGATGGCAGTAAAGGACACATAAAACACTACAACTCAGCCTTATTTATATTACAGTCATCTTTTAATTTAAGTAAGGGGTTTCTTGTCTGTAAAGTGGAGGACTGATAAGAATgttcataattatttaaataccAGCTTGGTAAGGAAGAGGATAGATAGATCGGGAAATAATAGAAGATGAGATGTTAGTACTTTACCATCTGAATCCTGCCAATCCCATGCCTCACTTTCACTGCATTTTCAAGCAGCTTATAGCTGCAACTCGATGAGTCTGGATAGATAATTGCTTGTATGATGTGAACTAactgaatttgggggtggggcataGGTAACTGACCAGTTGCATGTACCACCAGATAAAGAtgtcagaaaatagaaaagaaaaaaaaaaaaccaataaggaAGGGTGATTAGGTTCCTCTCTGGGACTGAGTAGGGAGCAAGAGGcgaggaaaagaaaatcactccCTGGTGGGTTGGAAAACTCCTTTTGGGGAGAAAGACCTGGACAACATAATGGACCCCTCTTGATGGTTGGATTGCTGGTCTTGGAAAAATAGACCATAATCTGAGAGATCACTGAAATTAATACTTGTTTGTATTTACTGAAGATAGAAAATGGTAGCATTTTAACACCCCTTTGAAAGTGTAAAATCACTTGTTTTAAAGGTTAAAGTTAACACTTAATTGAAACCAGCCTAACCTCCTTCAAATCTGGGCTGATGGGAACTAAAGAAAGGAGTTCTGGAGAGATTCCGCTCCTTATTTTGTAAATGGGAGAGGGTGGGGATGTGGGATGGGGAAAGCGAACGCTGAAAAGCTTATGAGTATGTAGGGTGATTGGGGTGGTGGATAGTTTTCTGGATCTATACATAGAATAAATTTTTGCTTAGATCAGATTGTCCTACATTGGCTGCCCTAAGGACGTAGATCTGTTTTGTTTGCCTCATGCTTAAAATATTAGTTCTTAATTAAAGACCAACATCGCATAATCCAGAGAGAGCCGCAAAACTGCCAGATTTCCATTTTCTACCCCCACAAAAGTTGATCAGGTAACCCTTGACCCATAGTTATATGGGAAAAGTATCCAATTTCCCTTTACGTGGGGATGGTATTGTACTACCATGTTTCCCAGTGTTGTCTCCACAACATGGAGACCAAGTGGAAGTCACCATATATCATTATGCTTGGGCCATTGTTTTTCTTGTAGCTGGACAATAAGCACTACCTGCCTGGCGTCTCTTCATGGAGACTAAAGAATGTCTCCATTTTTTGCCTGGTTTACCTTCTCGATCTCTGTTACCCTTCTCAGTAGCATTTCGCTAGCTGGTAGAATTGATGGTAGGATCATAGATAAGAGTAAAGAATAGTGGGAGTGGAAGCTACTGAGCCTGACATTTTTTTGCTTAAGCCCcgtaacattttaaaagtaacattttaaaatacgtCAGGCAAGTCTTGCTTGAATTTTTAAACAAGGAATATACAAAAATCTCTAAAACTTGCTTTTGCAAAATGTATTTTCCATCCTAAAATatggtaagttttaaaaattgcaagcATTAcgtgtttaatattttattttctgcctctgaGGTTCCTTGAGACATTTTCTGGGAGTGAATGGTTATATTCCTGAAGATGTTCTCAGCGGCTGAAGATGAATGTGAACCATCTGACCCATAAATACTGTCATCTATGAATGTATCTGTACACTTGTTTGTTTTCAGTCCAAAGTATGGCTTAGAAGTTGGGACAGGGGAGGCATTAATATTTCTTGGTATTTATCTTAGAACGTCAAAAGGTAGCTTTCTTTAAGGAGAATTCAATTAGTAAATCATTTCTCATGTACATCTATAAGGTCGCTTCTCTGCTGCCTTCATTCCTTGAACATtttacttgccttttttttttttttagattttatttatttatttgacagaaatcacaagtaggcagagaggcaggtggggggaggaggcaggctccccatcgagcagagagccggatgcagggctcgatcccaggaccctgggatcatgacctgagctgaaggcaggctttaacccactgagccaccgaggcacccctttACTTGCCCTTTTGATGGGATTTACAAAGCTGCTTGAGTGAAGCCTCCACAATCACACATCTTTTTtatgcttcccctccccctgaccACCACCAAGCCATTTCCCATAGGCCTGCAGAAtggttcaaaattatttttaaaaatcagcaccTGGGTATGAGGTCAATGAGATCCTAACTTTGGTCCTCTCTCCAACAGTGGGCTGAACACATTCCCACTCCATGCCACCAGTGTGGAAAAGAATCTCACTTCCAGAGGTACTCATTGCTATAACTATGGGTAGTGGAAGCCACCCATGCCCGCTGTCCCTACTTCTATTCCTCCAGAAAGATGAAGGGCACTTGACAATACCCCCTCTAATTGCAGTAGCCCAGAAAAACTGtagtagaagaaaaagagaaatgaaagaagagaagagaaagaaatgagaataaactGTGCCTCCTACCACACACAATCCTACTCTTCCTAAATTCCCCACTCCTTCAGTCACCccagagaaaaaaacatttttttaaatgctcattaTATTCTGCACATAAGGCCATCACCGTGACGGCTGTAGATttgcctgctcttcctcctctacAAAACTCTGAGATAATTCAAGTGCTTCTCTACTCAATGAGATCTCACAGCTCAAGGCAATGGTACCATACACATGGGTGAAAACTAACAATGAATTTTACATTCACAAATGTCTCATGGGCAAAGCATCTGAAAGATTGAATGCCTGTTTTTCTTCCACCTAGATTTGTTGCATCTTCCAAGCACAGCCTCAAATGTTCTACTGTCATTATACATTAGTGATATCACCTCCCTTGGATAATCAGTCTGGGCCCAAATAGATAGGAATTAATTTTGAACTATTTCATATTAAGCATTTTCCTCTATGGAGTTTTATACTACTGTGGAAGCAATATATTTTACTCTCCTTTTGAACTTAGAAAATAAAGCGGCCCTCAAAACTGCAAGTGAATTTTTTGGCAAAAACATTGGAGTCAAAAATGTATATAACTGTATTTATATGttactgaaaattttataattttatgttcttAAATTTTGCTTTCCCTGTCAAGTACCAAGTTTATGAAAATGTctcaaggaaataggaaaaatgtttaagtaaata from Mustela erminea isolate mMusErm1 chromosome 5, mMusErm1.Pri, whole genome shotgun sequence carries:
- the EID1 gene encoding EP300-interacting inhibitor of differentiation 1 produces the protein MSEMNELSELYEESNDLQMDVMPGEGDLPQMEVGSGNREPSPNPSRIGAPPQLEEEGPMEEEAAQPMAEPQGGRGLAQRPSPGEQPGQLAGPDFESEDEGEEFDDWEDDYDYPEEEQLSGAGYRVSAALEEANKMFLRTSRAREAALDGGFQMHYEKTPFDQLAFIEELFSLMVVNRLTEELGCDEIIDRE